In the genome of Anomalospiza imberbis isolate Cuckoo-Finch-1a 21T00152 chromosome 11, ASM3175350v1, whole genome shotgun sequence, one region contains:
- the SEMA3B gene encoding semaphorin-3B — protein sequence MPEYQGWQHEGYWQWDRRAFPGHPPWHSFCVLLACVHGSGFLLNSLPACASCLPAPAPDLPAPAAGLPALTASPPVLAACWHPLPAPARPRFCPHSCLPSLPAPACTACCLPPCLPAALPPHSFWTRLPGLQHLQEETVRGAGRTRQVWPPRQFVFPPPRALPAEARAAPLPAPLGTCYSWQRQLENGRQRRNFVCSGLGSGQTSGLQLSGARDRPPVPPVRPRHPPARPPRSGKQVPVPPRRKPRHHSLSPRATGVAARGCVCVCVRGRGCSAVCVCVCVCTCVRVPACLLVSVCSHTRVRVPVRAPGPAPPRPAGPPRSLPEDAAGGAGPDRAEPGHSRGATSQTPAMSRTLLLLLLLLRGLAAGRPPTAATPRLKLSFPELRARHGLRLFSLEHSCCYEALLLDEERGRLFVGAQNHLLSLALDDISQRDRKIYWPAPVEWREECNWAGKDITAECMNFVKILHIYNRTHLYACGTGAFHPVCAFIEAGQHAEEPVFKLDPHHTEDGKGKSPYDPRHTAASVLVGEELYSGVATDLMGRDFTIFRSLGRRPSIRTEQHDSRWLNEPKFVAVFWVPESEDPDDDKIYFFFRETAVERQQGLGKTSFARIGQICRNDMGGQRSLVNRWTTFLKARLVCAVPGPDGADTHFDELRDVFLLQTRDKRNPLIYAIFSTSSSVFQGSAVCVYTMADIRRAFLGPFAHKEGPNYQWVSYQGRVPYPRPGMCPSKTFGTFGSTKDFPDEVIQFARHHPLMYNPVLPHGQRPLFLQAAVPYTFTRIAVDRVTAADGHYDVLFIGTDVGTVLKVVSVPKESWHRMEPLLLEELQVFQDASPIISLQLSSKRHQLYAGSATALAQLPLHRCGAYGKACAECCLARDPYCAWDGNTCTRYVPNTKRRFRRQDVRNGDPNVLCSEDPRQDTVPQKQLYGVEGSTVFLECLPKSLQAHILWTYQHTLNDPQREVQMDERVVRTERGVLLRSVQRSDAGLYLCHATEHGFTQPLLRLSLEVIGAWQATAVASAGDPQLAAGIPGRKVWYRDFLQLVERPPLGATDKVCQRLWSRGRPPPPPRTPAGPPGRGQGEEPRRARRRRTHEGPRAERGPRSASPW from the exons ATGCCAGAGTACCAGGGCTGGCAGCATGAGGGTTACTGGCAGTGGGACAGAAGGGCATTTCCCGGGCaccctccctggcacagcttctgCGTACTGCTGGCCTGCGTGCACGGCTCTGGCTTCCTGCTGAACTCACTGCCTGCGTGTGCCAGCTGCCTGCCTGCACCTGCACCTGACCTGCCTGCACCCGCTGCTGGCCTGCCTGCCCTCACTGCCAGCCCACCTGTGCTCGCTGCTTGCTGGCACCCACTGCCTGCACCTGCCCGCCCCCGCTTCTGCCCGCACTCCTGCCTCCCCAGCCTCCCTGCACCTGCCTGCACAGCCTGCTGcctgcccccctgcctgcccgCAGCTCTGCCTCCCCACTCATTCTGGACCCGCCTTCCTGGACTCCAGCACCTGCAGGAAGAGACAGTCAGGGGCGCGGGGAGAACAAGGCAGGTGTGGCCCCCAAGGCAGTTCGTGTTCCCCCCGCCCCGAGCCCTGCCCGCCGAGGCACGCGCGGCCCCGCTGCCGGCACCACTCGGCACTTGCTATTCTTGGCAGCGGCAGCTGGAAAATGGGAGGCAGCGGAGGAATTTTGTTTGCTCCGGGCTGGGCTCGGGCCAGACATCTGGGCTGCAGCTGAGCGGGGCGCGGGACCGGCCCCCCGTACCCCCGGTACGGCCCCGGCACCCCCCGGCACGGCCCCCACGCTCGGGCAAGCAAGTGCCTGTCCCGCCGAGGAGGAAGCCCCGCCACCACTCGT TGTCACCCCGGGCCACTGGGGTGGCAGCAcgggggtgtgtgtgtgtgtgtgtgaggggcCGTGGGTGTTCGgctgtgtgcgtgtgtgtgtgtgtgtgtacatgtgtgAGGGTGCCCGCGTGTCTGCTCGTGAGCGTGTGTTCGCACACTCGTGTGCGTGTCCCTGTgcgcgcccccggccccgccccgccccgccccgcggggccgccccgctccctcccGGAGGacgcggcgggcggggccgggccggacCGAGCCGAGCCGGGACACAG CCGCGGCGCCACCAGCCAGACCCCGGCCATGAGCCGCacgctgctcctgctcctgcttctgCTGCGCGGCCTCGCCGCTGGCCGCCCCCCAACCGCTGCCACCCCCCGCCTCAAGCTGTCCTTCCCCG AGCTGCGGGCTCGCCATGGGCTGCGCCTCTTCTCGCTGGAGCACTCCTGCTGCTACGAGGCCCTGCTGCTGGACGAGGAGCGCGGCCGTCTCTTCGTGGGCGCCCAGAACCACCTCCTTTCTTTGGCCCTGGATGACATCAGCCAGCGGGACAGGAAG ATCTACTGGCCGGCTCCTGTGGAGTGGAGAGAAGAATGCAACTGGGCCGGCAAGGATATCACT GCTGAGTGCATGAATTTTGTGAAGATCCTGCACATCTACAACCGGACCCACCTGTATGCCTGTGGCACTGGTGCCTTCCACCCAGTCTGTGCCTTCATCGAGGCTGGCCAGCATGCAGAA GAGCCTGTTTTTAAGTTGGACCCCCACCACACTGAGGATGGCAAGGGGAAGAGCCCATATGACCCCCGGCATACAGCCGCCTCTGTCCTTGTGG GTGAGGAGCTCTACTCTGGGGTGGCCACCGATCTGATGGGCCGTGACTTTACCATCTTCCGCAGCCTGGGCCGACGTCCCTCCATCCGCACGGAGCAGCATGACTCTCGCTGGCTCAACG AGCCCAAGTTCGTGGCCGTTTTTTGGGTGCCAGAGAGTGAGGACCCCGACGACGACAAAATCTACTTCTTCTTCCGTGAGACAGCGGTTGAACGGCAACAGGGGCTGGGCAAGACCAGCTTTGCCCGCATCGGCCAAATCTGCCGG AACGACATGGGTGGGCAGCGCAGCCTGGTGAACAGGTGGACGACATTCCTGAAGGCTCGGCTggtctgtgctgtgccaggacCTGATGGGGCAGACACCCACTTTGATGAGCTCC GGGATGTTTTCCTGTTGCAGACAAGAGATAAGCGCAACCCTCTGATCTACGCCATCTTCTCTACCTCCAG CTCTGTTTTCCAAGGCTCAGCTGTCTGTGTCTACACCATGGCTGACATCCGCCGGGCTTTCCTGGGCCCCTTTGCACACAAGGAAGGTCCCAACTACCAATGGGTGTCATACCAGGGGCGTGTGCCATACCCCCGCCCAGGCATG TGCCCCAGCAAAACATTTGGCACCTTCGGCTCCACCAAGGACTTCCCTGATGAAGTGATCCAGTTTGCCCGTCACCACCCATTGATGTATAACCCTGTCTTGCCCCATGGCCAGCGCCCCCTCTTCCTGCAAGCTGCTGTGCCCTACACTTTCACCCGCATAGCTGTGGACCGTGTCACCGCTGCTGATGGCCACTACGATGTCCTCTTCATTGGCACAG atGTGGGCACAGTGCTGAAGGTGGTCTCAGTGCCCAAGGAGAGCTGGCACCGCATGGAgccactgctgctggaggagctgcaggtcttccag GATGCCTCCCCCATCATCAGCCTGCAGCTCTCCTCCAAGCGG CATCAGCTCTACGCTGGCTCAGCCACAGCACTGGCCCAGCTGCCCCTGCACCGCTGCGGTGCCTATGGCAAAGCCTGTGCCGAGTGCTGCCTGGCCCGGGACCCATATTGCGCCTGGGATGGCAACACCTGCACCCGCTACGTGCCCAACACCAAGAG GCGTTTCCGCCGGCAGGACGTCCGCAACGGTGATCCCAACGTGCTTTGCTCTGAAG ATCCCAGGCAGGACACCGTACCCCAGAAGCAACTCTACGGGGTGGAGGGAAGCACCGTCTTTCTGGAGtgcctccccaaatccctgcaagCCCACATCCTCTGGACATACCAGCACACCCTGAATGATCCCCAGCGAGAG GTGCAGATGGACGAGCGGGTGGTGCGGACGGAGCGGGGTGTCCTGCTGCGCAGCGTGCAGCGCTCCGACGCCGGCCTCTACCTCTGCCACGCCACCGAGCACGGCTTCACCCAGCCCCTGCTGCGGCTCTCCCTGGAGGTGATCGGCGCCTGGCAGGCCACGGCCGTGGCATCTGCTGGAGACCCCCAGCTTGCCGCCGGGATCCCCGGCCGCAAGGTCTGGTACCGGGACTTCCTCCAGCTGGTGGAGCGCCCACCGCTGGGAGCCACGGACAAGGTCTGCCAGAGGCTCTGGAGCCGGGGAAGACCCCCGCCACCGCCCCGCACTCCCGccggcccccccggccgcgggcagGGTGAGGAGCCGCGCAGAGCCCGCCGCCGGCGCACCCACGAGGGGCCGCGGGCCGAGCGGGGTCCCCGCAGCGCATCCCCCTGGTGA
- the LOC137480613 gene encoding 2'-5'-oligoadenylate synthase 1-like — translation MDVYQASANRLRTVTTEELDGWIANTLQPSTDFSMQVKEIVGQICEFLKRNCFEDNIQVQKTVKGGSAGKGTALKNNSDADVVLFLSCLPSYQEQKNNRQAILDLIMIKLNACRESLRFDVSIGEPRYKGPDSTPRSLSVTLSSRENRESIDVDILPAYDALGRVTQDAPPNAEVYVRLLHACSHPGEFSLCFTKLQKMFVKRCPAKLKNLLRLVKFWYKELLNPQYPNADLPPKYALELLTIYAWEEATGSSSSFDMAQGFRTVLELLCRHREICIYWEKYYSLQHREIGAHVKGLLRSPRPVILDPADPTGILGQDKDWDLMAQAAASYCHSLPFLENVQPWEVQPARPVTIEVMQLSGTKLTQRVSPYTTIGQLKEMIQQKWGILPYRQRLAQQEPGRNNITLQDCDTLATHGIFYNTTLVLLQTEPQKMEVFVKDDKNRSTTYTVLPTDTVRQLKEQIQARQGPSASEQRLTYGRRELEDQHTLAHYDVKPMSTIYMLLRLRGGAGPQLP, via the exons ATGGATGTGTACCAGGCATCCGCGAACAGACTGAGAACAGTAACCACCGAGGAGCTGGATGGCTGGATCGCCAAcaccctgcagcccagcacagacTTCTCCATGCAGGTGAAGGAGATAGTGGGGCAAATCTGTGAATTCCTGAAGAGGAACTGCTTTGAGGATAATATCCAGGTTCAAAAGACCGTCAAG GGTGGATCAGCAGGAAAGGGCACAGCTCTGAAGAACAACTCTGATGCTGATGTGGTGCTTTTCCTCAGCTGCTTACCCAGCTACCAGGAGCAGAAGAACAACAGACAAGCTATCCTGGATTTGATCATGATAAAGCTGAATGCCTGCAGGGAGAGCTTGAGGTTCGATGTGTCCATTGGTGAGCCCAGGTACAAGGGTCCTGACAGCACGCCGCGCTCCCTCAGCGTTACTCTGTCCTCCAGGGAGAATAGAGAGTCCATTGATGTGGACATCCTGCCTGCCTATGATGCTTTGG GGCGGGTGACCCAGGATGCCCCACCAAATGCAGAAGTGTATGTGAGGCTCCTGCATGCCTGCAGCCACCCCGGGGAATTTTCCCTCTGCTTCACTAAGCTGCAGAAGATGTTTGTGAAGCGTTGCCCTGCCAAGCTGAAGAACCTCCTCCGCCTGGTCAAGTTCTGGTACAAGGAG ctgctgaaTCCACAGTACCCCAATGCTGACCTGCCCCCTAAGTatgccctggagctgctgaccATCTATGCCTGGGAggaggccacaggctcctccagcagctttgACATGGCTCAGGGCTTCCGCACAGTGCTGGAACTGCTGTGCCGGCACCGGGAGATCTGCATCTACTGGGAGAAGTACTACTCGCTCCAGCACAGAGAGATTGGTGCCCATGTCAAGGGGTTGCTGCGCAGTCCCCG CCCTGTCATCCTGGACCCTGCTGACCCCACGGGGATCCTGGGCCAAGACAAGGACTGGGACTTGatggcacaggcagctgccagctACTGCCACTCACTGCCCTTCCTTGAAAACGTCCAGCCCTGGGAAGTGCAG ccagcccggcccGTGACCATTGAGGTGATGCAGCTGTCAGGCACCAAACTGACGCAGCGTGTCAGCCCCTACACCACCATCGGGCAGCTGAAGGAGATGATCCAGCAGAAGTGGGGCATCTTGCCATACAGACAGcgcctggcacagcaggagccaggcagaaACAACATCACCCTACAGGACTGCGATACCCTGGCCACGCATGGCATCTTCTACAACACCacgctggtgctgctgcagactGAGCCCCAGAAGATGGAGGTCTTTGTCAAGGATGATAAGAATCGGAGCACGACCTACACGGTGCTGCCCACCGACACTGTCCGACAGCTGAAGGAGCAGATCCAGGCCCGGCAAGGGCCTTCTGCCAGTGAGCAGCGCCTGACCTATGGCCGCAGGGAGCTGGAGGACCAGCACACGCTGGCGCACTACGATGTCAAGCCCATGAGCACAATCTACATGCTCCTGCGGCTCCGGGGGGGTGCAGGCCCCCAGCTCCCCTAG